A part of Vicia villosa cultivar HV-30 ecotype Madison, WI unplaced genomic scaffold, Vvil1.0 ctg.000731F_1_1, whole genome shotgun sequence genomic DNA contains:
- the LOC131630742 gene encoding non-specific lipid-transfer protein 1-like → MSSQKTVAAILVLCMIMTTTLHASEIDDVSCPEAVSNLLPCLTFLTGFPPPTPSAECCTGATNLFNKANTTPILRSVCQCLKDASTRFGVKPDRAAQLPQLCHINLSFTISPTVDCSKIQ, encoded by the exons ATGTCGAGCCAGAAAACAGTTGCTGCAATATTAGTTTTGTGCATGATAATGACAACAACATTACATGCAAGTGAAATCGATGACGTTTCATGTCCAGAGGCTGTTTCAAATCTATTGCCATGTCTAACTTTTCTAACAGGATTTCCTCCACCAACACCATCTGCTGAGTGTTGCACTGGAGCTACTAATTTGTTCAATAAGGCTAACACAACTCCTATTCTGAGAAGTGTCTGCCAATGTCTCAAAGATGCTTCTACTAGGTTTGGAGTTAAACCTGACAGGGCTGCTCAACTTCCACAACTTTGTCACATTAATTTGTCTTTTACAATTAGTCCTACCGTTGATTGTAGCAA GATTCAATAA